The Lathyrus oleraceus cultivar Zhongwan6 chromosome 5, CAAS_Psat_ZW6_1.0, whole genome shotgun sequence genome includes the window CTCTCGACAAATACAGCGAAGGCTCTACGGTGAGTTCAGCCGAAGCAGCGCTGTACGTGAATAGCAACGGAAGCAAATGGCATAACAACGCCAATAACAACATCAACGAGTTCACATCCGCTTGTCTCTGCAAAATTATCAACATTAAAAATTTCCGtaatataaaacaaaaaaacttCGAAATTGAGAGCAGTGCCTAAAGCTACCTGTGTTATAAACCATAATGAGAAACTGAGAGCAGTGCCTAAAGCTAGCATGAGTCCCCAAACATGAGAACCAGCAGGGGAATGATGTGTTGTTGATGTAGCATTTTGCAGCAAGTCAATGTGCAATGATAAGTTAAATAATCTTTTGCCTTCATATAAAGTTAGGATCATTGCACCACCAATTCCACTTAATGTTCCCATCAACTTCGCTTTCCCAGCCGGTGTTCCAAGATTTGGCTTCTCCATTCTtcaaaaatcaatcaaaacaCATTTTCACAGCTTAATCCAAAATCGCTTAAAAAAACATGAGAAATTCTCAGGACCGTCTTTAAGGGCGTGCAAGACAGACTTCCATATATAGCCTAAAATTTATCTCAGTTAAGCTAACGTCAAGTAAGACCTCATAAAATATTTTGTTACAATTAAATTGCGGCAAAATAAAGCCTTTATTAGTTTTGCCATATTTAAACTGCGAATAACGTACGATATGACCTCCAAAAATTTGAGACTAAATGGCACAGTGAAAGCAGTAGAAAATACAAATCTATAACGTACGATAAGAGAAAGaaaaacaaaaattaatattgaaaaacaaaaaacaaaacagaGAGGCGGAGAGAGTTAGATTCATAAAAATAGTATCAAACCTCAAAGCAGAAGCCTGTTCTAGAAGTAAGAAACTCAATTTTAAGATACCCTAGATACCTATCAAACAACCCAAAGTCTAGAGTATGGAACAACTACAACTATCTTTGCAACATAATTCTAATGCCATCGAAAAACCAAGTTCAATTAATATAACAGAACATAAAACAATTAATACAATAGAATAATTAAAAATACTTAGAAATACACAAGATGGCTAAATAACCTAATTAAGTTTACAGAGAGGAGCTGTAGTAAAGAACAGGTGTAGTCATTTCCATTTTTTCCTTCATTGTATTCTACCATCAAAACAGCATCACACATCTATAACTTCTTCCAAAATAGAAAGGGGAAAACAAGAAATGCAGTAACCAAATACAACCCAGTAAACAAAATATTTAAATGCACATATGTGAGTCGATTCTAAATTGTATTACTACCTTACCAAAAAGGTATTCAGCAAGAACATTAAATGACTGAGAAGCACCGCCGAAATCAAACCCATTCTTCCCAGGCATTGTAGCCTCTGCTACAAAGTAAGGCTGCAAAGATAATCAAGTAAATGTAGGTGAGATTAATAGGAACCAAATGGTATTATTACAAAAAACGAGAAAGAATTCCTTTGATTACTTAACAACGGCAAAACACAACTTCGAAGGTTTGACCACCTCCCAATGCCAAAAAGCCTTAAAACACTCGGTTAATAAGATGATCCCCTCTCTAATCCCTCCTCTCTATTATAGGCAGCATGCTTTATTGGGCCTAACTATCACCCTAACACACCCGCTAACTAATCCATTAACATTTAAACAACTACTTACAAAGTATCTTGGCACAAGTGATAGCACATTCCTAAGACCAAATGGTTTGTTGGTGATAGCAAAGCACTCCTCAATTAGCATTGGAGGGAAGTGTTAAGCCAGCACTTGCAACTTGTAAGTATCTTGGCACAGAAGGAATAAATGTAGCATATCAATTCAACTAGCTAAGAATATGAAGTATACTTGCATTACCCGTCAAGCACAGTCCCTCAACTCCAGGTTTTGACAGCTACAAATTGAATGAGGAAACTTAATACATCTGATATTTCTATATTAGAATCCAGTTTGAATTTGCTTCGGTTTAACCCGTGCTTAGCCATTGAAATAAAAATTTGGTTCTTGACGAAGAAAAAACTCTTAGCAAGTGAAAACATGAAGGAATCACTtggaaataaaaagaaaaaacgAATTGAACTGATAAATTATATATAATCAAACAGAACTAGAACTGTAAAAGCATAATAAATATTGAATAAATATACCTCCATTTCCCTAATCTCATACCGGTCCCTTCTACTCAGAACTTTGAACTTGATAGTCTCAAGATCATGAACTACATCGAAAATAATTAAATTAACATGCAAGAAAAAGCAACAAATTATATAAATAATAATCAGAAATTGTTGCATAATTGAGAAGGAAAATTAAGCACCTGTCATCAACGCTTCTTCGAGAGTGCGGCTTTCAAATCTTTTCGGAAACAAGTATTTAGCCGTCTCGTTAG containing:
- the LOC127087942 gene encoding heme-binding-like protein At3g10130, chloroplastic, whose protein sequence is MSAFEARISLIFALTSQSTSLSQRLVADLANETAKYLFPKRFESRTLEEALMTVHDLETIKFKVLSRRDRYEIREMEPYFVAEATMPGKNGFDFGGASQSFNVLAEYLFGKNTMKEKMEMTTPVLYYSSSLYLGYLKIEFLTSRTGFCFENGEAKSWNTGWESEVDGNIKWNWWCNDPNFI